GAGTGTTGATGTCgagattttaaaattgtttctctagaaataaaaaaagtaaggTTTCATGTTGGCTTTCTGATTAACTCAAGCCTTACAGTGAAATTGTTTTCCTGAAGGGTTTTTAATTAAGGGCGGTTGCTTACAGTTGCAAGTCATGCGCTCAGAATTGGCGCTTAGGCATCTGCAAAAATCGCCTGTGGCACGTTATTAGGTTGGCACCTCTTCCCTTGCATATTCTTCGCACTTTGGGATTAAATATGTAATGTCATTATGTAAGAGGTATTGACTCTAAATCTTTGTCCTTATGATATAACAACTTCAAGATGGGTTTATTTTTCCAGTCTGGTTATGGGAGGAGAACTATttgatgacaaaacaaaactgagctATGTTCAAATATGTCTGGGGAAATGGTGGGTTAGACCAACAGCACTCTCAGGTAGCATTAGAGCTGAGTGGGAATTATTCACTGATATTTAATGCTGTGACTTCATATAGCTGGGTTTGTGTTGCATGCaaatttttgttacatttggaaGATTCCCAGTCATTGTTCTTTCATCAGTTATCAATGTAGACCTAAAGCAGGTGAGTGGTGAGAGCATTGCACAGGTATCTGTATGAGAACAGTGGTGTACGCTAAAAAGGTAattatagttaactaaaactaatgaaaactgatagtgagaaaatatttttaagtgaaataaataaaaacggtaattaatggggaaaactaactaactggaactatattttgcatttataaaacatgcacatttatgaatatattaattagcctttcaaactgatgtgaaataaatttttttctcccatCAAGCAGTTTATGTAAATTACATACAGTGTATGCAAATTAAGGCACTCCATAATTCTCCTGGCGGTGCTTTCAAAATGGCAACAGCaaaaagttgggagaaaacgCCATAGTCAGTTattgttcaacaataattgaataaattttttgaaaatggtatCATCATTCAATCGATGTATACACAATCACAATACTAtgctttgacctttttgaattctacACCTAAAAATTACtcaaagtatgaaaaactaaaaccactTCTACGTACACACCTTGTTTCCCAAAAAGGTATGTCCATTACAAAACCTTCATTTCCACAAGTGTCCATGACAAAAACTGTGATAAGCTTGTTAGACAATTTCAAAATCTGACACAATAAGCAATATACAGCCAAACAATGTACTATCTTTGCTAGCTATGCAAACAGAGTAACAAAATCTATCAGCAGGCCAAACACATAACACTTTATGGCAACATGGTGACTAGTGTGTTATCTCTGAAAGTTTGGGGGCTTGGCAGAAGCACATTGAAAAAGAATGTGCTGGAtaagcaggtggagcaggtaaGGCAGGCAACGCAAACAGGTTTTCATAATCAGGACACAGGCCTCCATTTGACTGGTAAAAaccaaatatgcaaatattatTCAAAGATTAACCTCCCACCCCCCATTCGCATACTTGTGTTTGCTGTTTACCCAACTCAGTCGAGCTTTGGGCAGTTAGCAGTTACACAATGGCCCCACTCAGTTGGACAACGTGTTCTCACATACAGTGCCCTACAATGGTTTTCATAAACCCTGATGTAGTTCATAATTTGTTACAATAAAACCATACACTCATGTATTTTGTAGAAAAGTGTGCCCAGCATGTGTATCCAGCTCCTTTCTATTCTCTGATCTAAATCATTATCTTGTAGCTCTGACTGTATGTTTAAGTGTTTTGCATTTAagcaaaagctttttttttttgcttgttttttctaaataaagtaaCTTCTTCTGAATGTTGGCCATGTCCCCAGTAAcatgtggatctctgcagctcctccagagttactttGTCTctcttgtttgcttttcttaACACAGCTCCCCTCGTCAGGCTTGCCACGTTAGGTGGACAGCCATGTTTTTCTAGATTTGTTAAagtatttctttctctttcaagAGCTGCATAACATGTCCATCTTACAATATGATGATTTATCACAGAAAATCTTAAGTACAGAAGTAAGTACAGAATAGGATACGAAGGTTTTAATAGTTTTGGGGTTTTCATtctagtttagttttatttcattgtaactttttgtttgtaattttaaagagtgtttgctactttttattacttattaaaagtaataaaaagttcagttttgagTTTAGGTTTTATAAGTTATACAGCACAAACCTGCTAAACCtccagtaaaaataattttagaatcAGATCAGGGATTTAGTTTTATGTCCTGATTCATAACCGTCcgaggtaacactttatttgaggGAGGTGTAGATAAGGCTGACATGAAACTgttataaacatgacataacatctgtcaggAACATGatggagtcttcatgaatgtctGACTGATGTCATGAAGTGTAAttccataaataataaatgcaaagttgtattaatatttgtatttaaagtgtTATTATTTACCGTAATACACTTTCTGGCAATAATCATAAGCATTCATTAGGGCTCCTAAATGTCAGTCTTaagcacaccccttcaaataaagtgttactcaGTCAggaaattaaaattgttttgccatcagttttgttttgtcactAGCATGGTTTTTGATatataaaagtaactttttctgctttataaAAATGGAGAATTATCTGTTTATGACTTAAATTTACAGTTAGATTAATCTGTGTTTGAATCATCTTTTAAAAGAGTTGGAACTTTTCTTGTATGAAAAGCCTTGCATGGATCCTGCAGAGTCACAGAGTCACTGCTGTCATAGAGGGAGCGCAGGGGCCTCTGTGGGTGAGTTCCTTTGTGTCTGTGGTCAGCTGGTGTGAGGGCAGTTCATTATGCAGCAGGACAGAGATGGCTACTGGAGCCTGAGCTAACTGCTGCAGCTCTCTGGTATGCAGAATCCTCAGTAGACGTCTCAGTTGATTAGCTTTTAAACTTTGAACAggcaaattaattaattaaccagaaaagtttaaagtgtaaaaaatggCTTTCATATTTTTAGTGTGTTCTAACCTCATCaccttttatttcttaataaataTGGTTTAATGGTAAAGATTATAGTTTTAACATCAGATGTCTGAatgaaattttttaaatgtaatttagatGTATTTTTGCGCATAATTATTCACTCAAAGaatttatatgtttaaaaagGATTAGActcatcaaaaatgaaaataaatgaatcttcACACCCAATGTTGAAGGATGAAGGAAGCATATCAACCAAAAGTATTCAGGGACAGCCGATAGGTTAAGGCTGACTAAAGAAAGCAGTTGAAACTCTGAATCAACAGGGTTTCTCCAGAAGGATAAACTTTTTTCCCAATGATGGAGACTTGCCCGTTTTTTAAACAGGAAGTGGGTTAGTTGTTACTAAGCTTGCTGTCTCCTGGGCTTCCCTCTGGGGCTGGCTTCTCTTTGCTCTCACTCTAATATAACTAATATATTTTCCATATACATGCACCAACCAGGCTTGAGCTATTCCAGTACTGAGGAATTTCTGCAGTATCCAGTTAAACTTGCTGTGGTCGGATCAGGTTGCAAACCCCTGGGGGTCCTTAATACAAAAGTAATTGTGTTCGCAGAGGCCGGATGAATGTAATAAGTTTATCATTCACCGAGTCTTGTGCTCATTTCTCAGCAAGGGATAATGTACTGTAGTTCCTGGTTAATGGTTGACCAAAGATGATACAGAAAAATGCTATTGATACACTTTTGATTACCCCGTTGTATCGTGATTGTTATGTAACCATGCTGATGGCACTTTGCATAGctacaaagacagaaaaaagccATATTGTCACAGTTAAAAGTTCATGCATTCTGTAAAGTTTTGTACATATCACTTTGTCCAGCAACCTGCAGCGACTAAATAAAGTAGAGTAAAGGTCTCAGCTGCTATTTGGGCCAGATCAGGCCAGGAATGCAGAGCTTATTAGACTGTGACAGCTTGTCTTGGTCAGCTAGAGATTTTAGACACTGATGTGAGCACTGCCCAGCAACTGGCAGCCATGGTTTCCCTCTGAAGCATACATGATGCAgacataattaaataatttttttttgtgttgacaCTGACTTTGGAGGGAAAACTGTTGCAGGTGTTGGTGCCTTTCCCTTTCCACGCTGCCAGAGGCTTTGCTCTGAGAGCGCTCGACGTCCCACAACTTCCTGCTTTGCTTAACCagcttcctctgtttctgttgGATTAGGAAAAGGAATTATCTCTTCATGGACTTATTGGAAACTTGATGTCAGAAGTAAAGTCTGATAGCTggacattttgaaatttaaactgGCTGTTCTAACAGTTTTTTAGTAGGTAAAAGTTTGTGTGAGATCAGCCACTTATCTGCAAACAGTCATATAAAGTTCTTTAAAGTTCTTCTTTGTTACTCTTCCTGCTATGGTTGACATCTCCAGAAACTCATGAGTCACGATGACATGATGAGGAGCGCGAGTTTAGGTTTACACTTGTTTCTTTAGTTTGTTTCCTCTGTTACGCCTGGCTCCTATTTTCCTTCATGTTGTGCAATTAAGGAAAGAAACTCCAATCCACTCAACTGATGAGATTTATCAGTGAAAAAGAGGTAAAAGTTTCCAACAGcaaatatgacttttttctttatccCCTTCTCGATGGGGATAATGTTAATGCTTTAACTAATAATTTCATTCTGTCTATTATTTTGTTCCTCCTTCCTTACACcaactttgtctttttatcttttttcatgGATTCATTTAGGTAAATTACTCTTTtactggaaacatttctttgcaTTATGTAGCGCTAATGACATTAAAACATAGCTGgagattttaaaatttaaatatttcttatacAGAGGAACTCTGTTTCACAAAACCCTATCTAGTTGCTGCTAGTATTAATTTATTCAACTGCATACAGTTTGAAGATTCcctaatacttttattttttcgtGACAGCATTTATTTTGTACCTTTTAGAAAAGCATATGGTGCAAAAAAAAGTGTGGCTTACACTGAGAGAGAATAATACTATAGAGGATGACTTAACAATGCTAAATGTTTGCATCTGATTCGTTCCAGCCTCGTATCTGTGGTAAATGTAAAATCATAGTTGACCTACAGTATGTTGCATCATATTTATTGCCTTGGGAAACAGAAAGTCATGGATTACTAATTAACAGTTATTCTTAATTCATTTCCTGTTCATTCCTATTCCTTAaagcataaatacaaaaaaaatattcagttttattgaaattgtttGGGGCACTGGATGCTAGTTGTGGCACCAGTGgtgtttaaaaaacacaatcattAAGTATGTCTGAtagttttttataaatattgttaaaatctCATCTCATTTTCATGAACCATGTCACATTCAGTCTTGCATCATGAGCTGAATGTGTTATCTTTATCTTTAAGTTTCTCTCTCGTCCATGCACCATGATGTATCACTTATCTTGGTGATGTAGTTTCTGCTCTTCTCGTCTCTTCCAAACACATTCGGCTTTCATAAATAAGCATTGTGCTGGAGCGAGCCAGAGCCACAAGCAGGACGTGAATGCAGCTGGTTGTTGACACTGTCCTGACAGTAACAAAACCTCTGCATAACTGAGCACCAGCTTCAATAGCAAACAATAGGGAAGGCAACAAGGGTCTTTGTTGAATGCTGAACGGACACACAGGAGTTCAGAAAGCTCATATTGTTATTGAGAGTGGGTTTGAACCACATAACAGACTGATCAGTCTTGTTTGAAGGCAGTGGTTTACGGGATGGTTTAGCTCTGAGTGTAAGTAATTCATGACATTTAAAAGACTAGCAAgtgtttgtttcaaatgtatCTCAAGTCAGAAGGAGGCTAGGAATATTGGCattattgtattattaatttaaagggtttttttagTGCAACAAGTGTCTTTAGATATTATACATTAGGGATGTAATGAGCAcaatatttcttgtcaaattgAAATTGTCTTGGGAAGAGCTGTGTAATTTATGTCAGTCTTACTTTATTTGGTGAACTAAATCTAAATTGATATTAGAGAATGTTAAGGTGAGTGATTTTTGCTTGGCACTATGTTGTATGTCgacacttttattttgaagtatgaAAAAAGACAGCTCTTGAGTTTGGCTGATAGGTTCTATTAGAcagaagttttaaaaagcaacaatgtAGCATTTCTTGAAAAATTGaagtttttcaagtttttcagTTCAGAAGTGTTTTTCATGCCACATTGCTGTACTATATCTGTCATCTGACTCTCCTCgctctctttttttgtgaacACATTGCATTTACAAATGTTTAGTTTAGATTATGAGGATATGTAAAAATCCAGCAGTTTTTAGAACTTTCGAGACACTAATATGAATTGTACAGGAGAAAAACTAACCTTGAGGAACAGAAAAAATCAGGATCATTTTGAGGAATAGCtagttttatgactttttttccctATGTGGGGTGGAGTCTGGAAGGTCACCCATACACCCACTTGCAGTTATCCCCCTCCTCCCTTTCTCAGTCCTCCCTCCTGCCTTGGCTAGTCTCCATGCGCCAGGCTCAAGGCCTTGGGAATGAATGGTGCCCCGGCTCTGCTCCGTCTTTGAAGCCAGCCAGGAATGCGAggcctctcttttttttcacccctttctctctctctctctctctgttgttCGGGCTGCCGGCAGCACTAGCAGCTATCGGCAGCAGTGAAATATTCCCTCTGCTGCGCTCATTGTGCGTCTGAGAGCCGGACGTCATCGGCTGTCCAATCAGTGGCTCCCACTAGGCAGCCTCAGGTTTCTGTGGGGGGAGAAGGGACCCACTTAGAAGTCTTCCCTCTCACACTTGCCTCTCCTGGTAACTTGCTCCGGTCGTACTTTGGAAGAAGGCGGAAATAATTTGGCTCATCTGCATGCAGGAACACGACAAaagaaatcttttcttttcagactGGAATGAGGGAAGTCAGTGACTTAGCCTTAAAgttttggtgagtttttgtttcttgtttccaaaaacaagaaactttaatttcttgttttaattgcAGCCTGTTGTacacaaactttttattaagtTCATTTTGAATAGAAGCAGTTCCCAGTACGTTTAGCAGTTTGCGTCCGTCTGTCCAGTCTCCCAACTTATCTCTGCTCTCTGGCTGTCATTGTTCACTTCTCCTGTCTCTTGTTGTGGTTTGCGTGTGAGAGCATTTGTCTGGGCTGATCACCCTTTGCCACCCTTCCTCCCCCACTTTGCTCCCCTCTGTACATTTTGTCAGTGCCTGTCCCCTCCATCACTTCCACTTGAGCGCTCCTCTGTTTGGTCGCCTCTCTCTATTctcagagaggagagagaaaggctggaaacactcaatCAGAGACACCACAGATCAGAAGCTTCTTCATAAAATCTTCCAGTTCCCTTTAACACTTTTCTTGGAAGACTCTCATTATGTGAGTTTTGTGTGTAAGCAAATTGACTACCTTGCATCATGTTTAGTGCAGGTTTGCAGCCTCCCCCACAGAGTTGGCAGATCTTGAAGGAAATACTGATTTTGAAATGCATCGCAAGAGTTTTCAGTCATCAGTTTAGTTAAAGCATAACcgggaaaacatttatttatcataaaccagaaaacaaactaattcaACTGATTCAGGATGTGAACAAGATGTTTTGTTCCCATcactaatataataatattgatTCTGCTAGGTCACTGTATGATAACTAGTTGGTGTCTCTTTGTTTTACCAGCAACATTTACTTTTGTACATGGTTGACAAGCATCAAGCTTCAAACGTTTAAACAGCAAAGTCATGGAAAGGCATTTGGGTCATGAGAGAGTCCTGTTATTAGAGTCTTAAACCCATCATTAGCTTGCTGGAGCTCATCTCAGTACCAACAATGAGTTCTTTGGATATCTGGTAATGACAGAAGATTTCCATATGGTGCAAAATTACTTAAATACTGGCAACGTTTTaactaaattgtgtttttatttgtaaaaatataaacttagtATAGATTTTATACACAAAAAAGTAGGGTTGCCTTTTGTAGCTTTTATGACTTGTTCCAGATTAAATGAATGTAGTGTTGCAGTAGAGCCACTGAAAGGATTCAGTAGCAACCTGAGCTCCTTAAGTCATGTCACGTTAGTCAACAAACTGCTGCTTAGACAACTTTGGgttttagtttagaaaattaaagattaattttgTACCACTGTTGCAATACTTTAAGAAAGATGTATATATGTGTATGATTCCCAACTGTTGCATGGTTTTACACTATGACTAATTCTTACATCCATCCtttccacttttgtttttgaggaTTCCATATTTGAAGTCTGTTGTTGAAATATAAACtacactttttaaattgactccttaaggaagaaaaacttcagaaatttgactttgtaaagttttgtttgaaGTTTTTCATTGAAATTGTGTTAGGGCTTCATGTAAATCAGAGAAAAACTTTGTGCGAGGATTCCCTAATAAGGTTAGGGTTAGTCTTACTTACAAAGTTCAACTAGTGACTGAAACAGGGGGTTAGCATCATGTGGTCAGAAATATTAACATTGTATTTGTAattattgtcacaaatatattttgatcaAGCTATTAGACATAGAAGTTTTAACAATGCAACAATGTAGCATTTcttgaaaaatgaaagtttttcaGTTCAGAAGTGTTTTTCATGCTGTATTATATCTGTCATCTGACTAATCCCCAGATATTTCATGTGGGAttcctgacattttttcatttttgttctgcAATGTGCTCAACCAGCCTCAGAGCCTTTAATGAGAATGAGAGGCTTTAATGATGCTAAATAGCACATGCCTCCTTTTGCAGGTGGCTAAACCCTTCTGATCCTCAGATCTACATTGGAGACTCAAATATAAGCTGCATATGTTTGGAAAAATTCTCAAAAACATCTTTCAATCTAATTGAAAGAGCTTTAATGTAGACCAGTggtttaacaaagaaaaacagaaacatcgGTAAAGCTTGATAACCATGACTAGCTCATGTGTTGTGGTCATTTTATTCAATGCAAACATTTATATTAGttaatttaatgtctttttttcctcttgcagTTTGAGAACCCATATTTTGCCAAACTATTCCACCCTTGATCTGTGGTTTTTAAACCATATGTATGCCTGAACTGATTTCTGAGTCAAGATTTTAGActaacatgttttgtttgtgtttatgttctCTCCACCAGAAGCAGACTTTTTCAAGAGGCTTTAACTCAACAGAGGGAGGAACATGACCTAATTTGAGATTAATAAGACAACTGGGTGCAGTCACGTTAGTGGTAGTTCCCCAAGTTCCCCCCTCCACCCACAAGACGGACAGATGCATCACTGTACGTTCTTATACGTACGATTTACAAGCCTTTACCTTCCTGCCTTTTACCCCAACCCTTCATGGATTCTTACAGCTTGCACTTTGAGAGAATGAGCAACGTGGACCTGCATCCTCTTAGCCTGTCTGTAAGCCGGCTTTCGCCAGCCAAGTCCAACAGCAGTATTGCTGACCATCTAAGCCACCACCAGCACGGCAAAGGAGATTCTGCATACAGCTCCTTCTCTGGTGGGTCCACTGCCCCAGACTACCCATCTCCCTTCCTCCCTGATGACCTACAGTCCAGCTCCTTCAGCCACTGTGCTGACCTTAAATATGTAAAGTCTATTTACCATCCAACCCAGTTTCTGCAGTCTGACTCAAAGACCATGGATCAGCTCTACCGCTCTGTCGAAGCCATCTCACAGCAGTATCACAAAAACTCTGATTTGAACTACCATAGCCTCAATGGCAGCGAGAGTTTGCACACCAACAACAATGCACACCCTAAAAAAGAGGTACAGTCGAGCACTCCGTCCCAAAGTGGTCAGGCCCCACCGGTACCATTACGCCTTGATAGTTTTATAGCCACTAAAAACTTGGAGAACAGCAGGGCTCACCTCCATGGTACTGAATTTAAACCCCTGCCCCAACAACCTCAACAAGAGATTCGACTCCATGGCCAACCATATTCTCAGAGTCAACATTTCCCAAGGTCAGAGACAGCGATCCTAGATAAGAGCAGCTCAAACCTGAGTTCTGAACCACTGTACTCCGTTTGGAGAGGCTCTCACGAGATGCAGCAGGTCCAGCATCCACCAAGCTACCGGCTGCATCTCCAACTTCACAACCAGACAAGGGTGAACCTAGAAAACCCTTCCATTGTGGACAGCAATGCTGCCTTTGAGCTCCACAGCCAATCACCACCTCATGGTAGAAACCAGCCTGAACATCTGACACCCAAACAGACTTCCAGCATGATTGGCTGTAATGGAGACCATCAGATTAAATCTGGTGGTTATTTTCAAAGCGAGCGCAAAAGGGCTTACTCAGCTCAGGAAGTGCATGGTTCTTCAGAACTGCAGCGAGCCGACAGTCCCCGGAACGGCAGCCAGAGTTGTCTAAGCAGCAGCATTCAGCATAAGGGCCAGTTCTACTTTGTCACAGGGGTGTACAAACCATCTGAACCTGCTGTGAGGACACATTCTGCAGCCATAAGTGGTACAGAATTTGTAAGGGAGGTCTCGGCTGTGTTAGAAACCCACCATCAAGACAACCCGCGATCCCACAGCACTATGGATAATTTTTTCAGACCTTTCTATGAGAGTTCGCACACGTCCAGTGGTATGATTCCAGAAGACGAGGAAGTTTTCACTTCTGTGGATCAGGGAATGGTCCAGATGTCCAAGAGCCTGGACCAGGAGAATTACACCCCACcccacattttaaatgtcttggACGAAAGTCGTGAGATTGGCCACCACACAGCAAGCAACCCAATATTCTACTGCGGACCTGATTTAAAGAGCCCACCACAGTCAGCCACTCATCAAAATGACGTCAATTTGGTGATGGGCAACAAGTCGACAAACTACAACAGAAGAGAAGATCATACCAATAGAGGGAAGCGGCAGCCTTTGGAAGACATTGCTAGTGAGAGGATAAACAAAGAGACAACACCACTGCTGTATCACCTAACTGGAGCCAGTCGAACAGCAATGCAGCCCAATCCAGATCCTGGATTCAGTGGAAGGAAGGAAGGTGTCCTTAATAAATCCGTCCAGGAAGAGGTAGCAGTAAATAATAATGAGACACCTGCACAAGGTGACGCtagcaggaaccacggaggagATGTTCTGTCCGCTGCTTGCGGCACCCTGGatgattcttttaaaaagtactacaAAGAGAAACTTAAGGATGCCCAGTGCAAAGTCTTGAGTAAGACGTCATTTAAGAGGCGAGACCTGCAGCTGCCTTTGCCACATTGTTTGACACAAAACTCTGAGTGCAGGCCTGCAGTGATTCACTCATTTTCCTCATCACAAGACTCTGAGATATCAACAGACACACTCACTCCATCTTTGACATCCCAGGACACAGAGAAAGGCAGCATAACAGAGGTCGGGGACATTCAGAAGGAAATTGAAAAATCGTTTGAGAAGAAAAACTTGCGGTTGGCAAATGTTGCTCAGCCTCAAGTGGCGCGTATCGGAGGCAGAAAAAGACTGACCccagagcagaagaagatgtGCTTCTCAGAGCCAGAGAAACTCAACGAGCTCGGCAGAACGCCCAAACACTCGGTTTGCTGCTCGTTTGGGAATGAGAGTGAAGGATTGTTTGCAGCTGAGTTTGAAGGAGAGGACGCGGCACAGCAAGCGGAGCAGGGACTGGTTGCAGCACGGAGGGAGATGTTTGAGTCAAGAGGTCGAGCTCTGTCTGTCTCCAGTGCGTCAAAGACTAACCTAAAGCATGTTCAGCATCAGGCCCTCGTGGAATACATGGAACGAAAGACTGGCCAGAAAATGGCTGAGCCGCAGCACCCAACATCTCATTTACCAACTCCATCCAGACAAAGACATTCTCTCGGTGAGAAACCATTTGACTGGAATCCTCGCCCACAATCATGGAATcatgagaaacacacaaagaagaaacaCCTTAGACCCCACTCTGCTGGGCGTATTCTTGATTCACCCAGTAGCTCCATCAGGTACTAAATAATCACACATTAGGAGAGCTTGACTGTTTCTGCCTTGATACTCAGATAAATTAAAGATTATGTTTTAATCTCCCAAAACAGGTATGCCCAGTTCTTTTCTGCCCAGTCCTGCTCAGGCCACTATCCTGGCCACCAAAACTCTTCCAGACCGAGGGAGAGTCATGGTCCACCTCAGGGAAAATCTGCATCTGCAGAGAGTCTGTTGGACCAGAGGGAGTCGACCAGCTTCCTCAGGAACAGATCCACATCCACACCACATACATTTCAGGTACATCACTAATAGATTTACTCattactttctttattttatttctacttttaaacTAAATGTATCTTCGCAAagagataaaactttaaaaactggTAAAATGCACatgtttctgttgtattttcCACTGGGACAGCAGGCACAAGACAAAGAAGAGAATCCAGAACCAGTcatcaccatggaaacccagAGGTATGTACCAGTGGCAACAAAAAGGgacattttaattggtttttagGTCAGGAGAGTATTAGGTCAATGATGTGTTCACCGAGCATAAATCTCATCTTAATTCATTGTGGCACCTAAAACGTTAACACCCAGCCACTCCAGTGAACAACATTCTTTTGAAAAGATTTACACAAGCGCCATAGACCAGGAATAAAAGAGCTGCTATACAGAAGAAAACCATTTAGAGGATGCAAAAGATATGAGACTGGGCTGGTGGTTATTCTTTCAGCATGACATCAATAATAATACGGCTACAATGGAACCATTTAGATCACAGGATAATCATGTGCTATAATGGCCCAGTTAAAGCCCAGATGTAAATCCTATTGAGAAACTCTGATAACTAATGACAATTGCTTTTCAGATACTTTCCATCCAGTCTGATTGACCgtaaaccatgtatcatttttcttaaaattcatAATTTTCCACTGATTAGTGTTGATTTTTAAGATTCCATCGaaatacattcaagtttgtAATTGTTATggagcaaaattttaaaaatttaaagtaGATTGGCAAgtcactttatttcttttagtcaTTCATATTTAAACCTCCATTTTTCCAGAgcttgatttgatttttttccttctgttttattctgaattttATTGTCAATATCAGCTGCCGGAAGAATGAAGCAGAACAACCATCGGAGAAGCGAGTCGCTGAAGGCCAGCAGCTTTCTCGGAAGGTGGGGCAGAGAGGAAAGTCCATGGAGGAGCTTGGGGCATCGAAGATAACTAAAGTATCGACCCTGAGCAAAAGCTCAGAGCACCTGGA
This region of Xiphophorus hellerii strain 12219 chromosome 11, Xiphophorus_hellerii-4.1, whole genome shotgun sequence genomic DNA includes:
- the shroom1 gene encoding protein Shroom1 isoform X2, yielding MDSYSLHFERMSNVDLHPLSLSVSRLSPAKSNSSIADHLSHHQHGKGDSAYSSFSGGSTAPDYPSPFLPDDLQSSSFSHCADLKYVKSIYHPTQFLQSDSKTMDQLYRSVEAISQQYHKNSDLNYHSLNGSESLHTNNNAHPKKEVQSSTPSQSGQAPPVPLRLDSFIATKNLENSRAHLHGTEFKPLPQQPQQEIRLHGQPYSQSQHFPRSETAILDKSSSNLSSEPLYSVWRGSHEMQQVQHPPSYRLHLQLHNQTRVNLENPSIVDSNAAFELHSQSPPHGRNQPEHLTPKQTSSMIGCNGDHQIKSGGYFQSERKRAYSAQEVHGSSELQRADSPRNGSQSCLSSSIQHKGQFYFVTGVYKPSEPAVRTHSAAISGTEFVREVSAVLETHHQDNPRSHSTMDNFFRPFYESSHTSSGMIPEDEEVFTSVDQGMVQMSKSLDQENYTPPHILNVLDESREIGHHTASNPIFYCGPDLKSPPQSATHQNDVNLVMGNKSTNYNRREDHTNRGKRQPLEDIASERINKETTPLLYHLTGASRTAMQPNPDPGFSGRKEGVLNKSVQEEVAVNNNETPAQGDASRNHGGDVLSAACGTLDDSFKKYYKEKLKDAQCKVLSKTSFKRRDLQLPLPHCLTQNSECRPAVIHSFSSSQDSEISTDTLTPSLTSQDTEKGSITEVGDIQKEIEKSFEKKNLRLANVAQPQVARIGGRKRLTPEQKKMCFSEPEKLNELGRTPKHSVCCSFGNESEGLFAAEFEGEDAAQQAEQGLVAARREMFESRGRALSVSSASKTNLKHVQHQALVEYMERKTGQKMAEPQHPTSHLPTPSRQRHSLGEKPFDWNPRPQSWNHEKHTKKKHLRPHSAGRILDSPSSSIRYAQFFSAQSCSGHYPGHQNSSRPRESHGPPQGKSASAESLLDQRESTSFLRNRSTSTPHTFQQAQDKEENPEPVITMETQSCRKNEAEQPSEKRVAEGQQLSRKVGQRGKSMEELGASKITKVSTLSKSSEHLDQLRRNSAEPAGRSRNIRSISHFAEDGDARRQETRKEEEFVGQNNSQGQNQHQTQKHPPQKQSSEQREDATRETGSGGSVSPVSSGEPSETFSNPPSPKGQKISEWEIKSTCSTPTQTKRPCESTPVSRSGTSPRLEREQTVDESSGEANHEVTLSCGVTTDPSLWILPPEEELQEDLRNSFQTNNVSDERGNSISTKQTSDSSVSPSMSASKAEVSHQADEQKEPDLEAETVGQKEEMKKREMPEGETDSSEKSAKKPKWEELVKAVVKADRSLARVLCPLASRKTALMLMEQLLSEDTLLMEEHYKKKQEQKGAGESNEASKGAEPSPCPPDSDSEIFQCTDEQSQADITEMKHLLVSYINEHLRSLEESRGALQTDVEENAALGEVMKLLVGERCLPVELERYNLFIGDLERVVNLLLCLSARLARVQNALSVVDQHTDAEEKESLDSRHRLLCKQREDAKDLKDNLDRRENLVSTFLSRQLSAEQLQDYRRFVQTKASLLIRQKDLEEKQRLGEEQLEELSNSLNM